GCGAGGCTGCGTTTGACCTCGATGGCCCACATCCGACCGCCTGGCAGATGAAGCAGCAGGTCGATCTCCGCGCCACCGCTCGTGCCGTAGTAATACGTCTCGCAACCTTCGGGCGCGGAGGCGATCACGTTCTCGATGACGAACCCCTCCCAGCTCGCTCCGGCTATAGGGTGTGCGAGCAGCGCCTCCAGGTCGGCGATGCCCAGCAGGGCGTGAGCTAAGCCGCTGTCGCGCAGGTACAGGCGCGGGGCCTTGATCAGACGCTTGCCCACGTTGGTGCGCCAGGGCGCCAGCCGCCTGGCCAGCAGCAAATCCACCAGCAGATCCACGTAACGCCCAGCCGTCTTGGCATCCACCCCCAGGCTACGCGCCAGCTCAGCCACATTGAGCGGCGCACCATGGCGGTGCGCAAGCATGGTCCAGAACCGGCGTAGCGTTTCTGCGGCGATGCGCGGTCCGAACTGAGGGATATCCCGCTCCAGATACGTGCGGATGAAATCCCGCCGCCAGCGCAGGCTCTGTTCGTCGCTCTGGGCGAGCAGGCTCTCCGGAAAGCCGCCCCTCAGCCACAGCGTGGCCGCATCCCTGCCTGTGGGCTCCCGCACGGTGAGCGGCATCAGTTCAAGGAAACGGACCCGCCCGGCAAGGGACTCACCCGACTGCCGCAGCAGGCCCAGAGCGGCCGAGCCCAGCAGCAGGTATCGCCCGTTGCCCTGGCCGTTGCGCCGAGCGCGATCAATGAGCCCGCGCAGGATCGGAAAGAGATTCGGCGTGCGGTGGACCTCGTCGAGGATGACGAGCTTGTCCATGTGGCGCTCAAGATAGGCTTCCGGCTCGGCCAACTTCCCGCGGTCCTGTTCCGATTCCAGGTCCAGATACAACCCGCCCAGCCGTTTCCCTATCTCCAGCGCCAGCGTGGTCTTACCCGCTTGCCGCGGGCCCAGCAGACAGACCGCCGGGACTTCGCGCAGGGCCTGCATCAGCGGATTGAGGAGTTGTCTTGGTATCATCATTGTAATTATGGAGTATTAGTCATAGATTTACAAGGATAATCAGCAGCCCTGCTACGGGGCTTCACCGCAGTGGAATCGTACAACTGTCGGTCAGAGGCGAAGCTTCGTTAGTCTTACATTGCTCATCGACTTGCTTTTTGAGGTCGATCGCCAGAGCTTTCAGGGCCTCTGCCAGCGCAATAAATACGGCCTGCCTCTCAGAATCGAACCCGGCGCTCACCGTAACACGCCTCGCAGCACCAATACCGACAGCCTGAAGTTCAACGTCCTGCGCAAGCTGCGCCACCCCGTTGATTTTCACCGTTACATCCATCGGAGCCGGACACAGCACAAACAATGATCCTCCACAAGTCACGCCATAGACGACAGCCAGGGGCAGAAGCCATAAGGAGGCCTCCCTCTCTGGCGGCTTATAGACAAAAGTCACTTCTAGCCTCAGTGATTTGATAGGCGTCGAAAGTTGCGGCGAACTCGACGTGTTATCTAACGCATGTGTCAACGCGGATTCGATGGTTTGCCTCAACGCGAAGGCCCCACTGCAATCTTGGCATCTAGCCAGCGAATTCATGAGCGTCACAGAATCAAGCGTCACACCCCTAAGATACCGGATTGCCGCCATCTCTTCTGGCGTGGCGGTCGATTGCATCTGTTCTCCTATTTTTGTTGCGGCTGGTTCTGGGTAGTCGGCAGAAGAGATGGGAAAATACTTTCTCAGAACCACAATCGGAACCAATCCCTCCGAATCGTTTTTCTTGGCATAGGTCATGCCGATGCAACCGCCGAGAAGTAATGTTGCAATGAGCAACGTCGATTCGATGAGAACAGCTTTGGACCTGCGCGCTCTTAACATTTCCCTTTCCTCCTGAGCCATGAGACCGTTCACTTCGATTCCGGTTGGACAAACGCGAGCCTCACGATCATCTCAGCAATGCCCGTATAGGCGCGATCCAGTTCACTCCGGAAGATCTCCGGGTCGTTGACCCATCTCGCCAACGTCCACACACCCCTGTTCTGAAAATCGATATAGGGGAGTGAGGCGGAGTAGATTTCGGCATTGTCAGCGGTTCGAACCAACCGCCAGTTCACGAACATGACCATTTGAAGGGCCGGATCCAGGCGGATCATATTGCCATGCAATTTCACCCTATCTGCCACAACCTCGAGTACCGTCTGAATGCCTTCCTGCGACAGCGGACGGTAGTCAGGCCGCTCACTGATGGTGGAAGGACCTCGATTTGCCAATGCGATGAAGGCATGAGGCGTCTTGGCGCGGCCAACTGCGACCACGCGGTCCCGGATATTTTCCTGGATCCTCTGAGCCGTGACAATCTCACGGGCGGCGGTCTCACGTTCCTCGATCTTAGCGGACGGTTCGGCCATAGTAGCCCCGATGACAAGGCCAAGTGGTACAGTAAAGGGTGCAAAGATTAACCCACCTAAACCCATCACCGCCCCTTTTAAAGCACCCCCGGATGCGCCCTTCGCCGGACCCATCACGGTATCGAATGTCGGTGCGAAACGTCCGGACGTGACGGCTACCTTAAGAACGGCCTCTCCGGGCGGAGGGGTAAGAACGGGAAGACTAGCGCAGCCAAACTGGGCAACCGTAGCCAGAATAAGGATACTGGTGGTCAGCGGGCGACCCATTGGCTTCGTCTGGCGCATAAGGCGATGTAAAGCGCCCCGCACCTGACCCCAAAACATATGAAGCTGTCTCATGTCAATCCCCCCCTTCGTAATCCTCTACTCCTCTTCGATTGATTGACTTGCCTCCGCTACGCTCACTGATCCTTAACGCAAGAGGTGGGCCAAGGGCGGCAGCTTCCCTCAACCCCTTTATCGCTGAAGAGTTACAGACGACGACCATTCCGGCGCAGGTTGGCAACTGTATCCTTCACGTCAAGGGGTGTATCTGTCGTGAGACGGCAGGACGTCGCGGATAGCTTGGCGATAACGACGGTCACTGAGTTCGGGCGAGTAATCTCAACGACAACGCAGCCCTTCCAGGGTCAAGAGCCGTTTGGCTGCCGTATCTAAAGTCATTCAGGCTGTATCCGCTTGTGTATCAGGAGCGCCGGGTCCAATGCGGAGGCCATGGTTATACGAGAGAACCCTAACTGTGCGGAAAGACGAGAAGAGTAGATGCTTCGCGTTCAGCCGCAGGCAAAGTACTGTAGCGATTGGCACGGTGCCTGCTACTTTGAAGAAAAGCATGCAGGCATTACCACACGGTAACGTGAACACCTGAACCAGTTCTCAAACAGCTAAGGAGGATGAAAATGAAGACTCAGAACAGTGCGATCGTCTTTACGGCAGCCATGATCTTCGTTCCTTTGGTAGCTTCCGCTGGAGGAGGCTACGAACAAGCGCGAATTTATTCCAGATCGCCAAAATCATTGCATGTGGAAGGTTATGTCAACAAAGATAATGTCGTCAAAGACTTCAATATCGTGGACAATAAGATTGACGGCAAGGTCTACGGCAAAAAAATCAAACATAAGGGCACCAACCAATGCTTCCTTGATGCGCCACTTGAACAACCCAAGGCCGAAAGATTCGGACATGTCAATTATCCGGGGACACCTGCAGGCTATAACCAAGTCATGGCATGGTTGAATATGACCAATGATGGAACCGCATATGGCAGTGTAGAAGTGCGCTCGATGGAGATCTGGGGGAAGGATCAGAATGGCAATATCTTTCTCGTCAGCGACGATCTCTTCTGTAAGAAAGACGATTGCCAGGTATCCGACCTAGTGTGGGGTTCTATGCTGCAGGATAAGGCTTACTGGAGTAATCCCACTGCATGGGCGCTACGCTGCGCAAACGGTGATACCAACCTGGAGAGCTGTGGCAACGATCCCATCAACCCATTGATATTTGAGCTGCAATGGAATAGACCAGCAAACGGGCTCTTCGCCATTCCAACGGTCGTCTTCCAGACCAGCCAGTATCCGAATCAAGTGTTTCACCCCTGGTTGGCCGTATGGGGTGACAACCTCGAAAGTCGCCGACCGAATGCCCAACCCGATATACAATATGCTGTACGCGTCATCGCAAAAGTCAATGGTTCAGGCCGATTGCAGGCGGGTTTGGATTATTGGGCACCGCCGGGAACAATTCCCTACTGCGAACCATTGCAGCAACAGAGCGAACATTGCGAAGGCGCCGTGTCCAACTGGCAATGTGAATCTGACGGCTGGGTCACCATTATCGCAGGCGCGCCGGGAATAATCCGACCTTGAGGATTTACGAGCTGTACCGAGGGGCAGCCCGACTCAGCGTTTGGGCTGCCCCCCAACTTTCGCGGCGGGGAGACAGACTGCGGAAGCTATGGATCATCTCTCAGTTCGATCCTTTACGGGGAAATATATTCTGAACGATTTTCTCAGCGATCTCCGCAGTGGCTTGATTGAGTTCGTTCCGGAAGCCCTCAGGGTCACCGGCCCACTCCGCCAGAGTCCGGTTGCTCTTGCTGTAGTACGTAAACCTATTCCCATAGAGCTCGACATTGTCATTTATACGAACCCACCGTCCGATGCCGATCACGCCCACGACGAGGGCTGGATTCGCGTGATTGAAGACACCACCACCATGCAGGGTCACGCTTTCTACCGCCACCTCGATCACTGTCTGAGCCCCCTCCTGCCGCAACGGACGATAGTCCGGCCGATCGCCAGGGGCATTGGGACCGCGGTCGGTCAATACCATGAGGGTATACGCTGTCTTTAAGCTGCCGAGGTGAACCACACGACTCCGAAGATCTTCCTGCATCTTTTGAGTCTTGACCATCTCATGAAGCGCACCCGCTCGCACCTCGACTGTGACTGCGGGCTCTGCGCTTCCTCCTTCAACAGCGCCCACTACCAGGCCCACAGGCATCAGAAAAGGTGCTATCAGAATGCCTGCGAGACCGGCTTGGGCTAGCTGCAGAGGGGCGAAGAATCCCTCCACTGCCCCCTTGAGGGCACCTCGCGTGCCACCTTTTGCCGGACCGCCCATAATGTCGAACTTCGGATCGAAGCGTCCGGATGCAACCGCCACCTTACCCGATACCGAATGGATACCCCCTTCCTGCGAGGGGGAAACGGTCTCTTTGCGCGCATCCGGAAAAAGCTCATGGGTGGACATCCTGACAAAGTTGCCGGTTCCGCTGCCGGCACAGCCGACCTGTGCGACCAAGACCAGGACGAGGATGCCGGCGATCAGCGAGTGACGCCTCGACCTCCCCCGACTGCACCACTCCAATGTTCGGAATACATCACGCACTTTCATTTCGACCTTGCCTTTTCGCAACGCACGATCTATCGTCGAATGGTTGGCTTGCTTCCACTAAACTCACCATTCCTTATCGCAAAAAGTGGGCCAACGGCTGCGAGCTTCCTAAGCCCCTTAATCGGTACAGAGTTACGAATCGTGAGTATTCTCCAGCACGCGTGAGGATGTATCCTTCAGGTTGAGGCGTGTATCTGTAGAGAGACGCCAGCATTGAACTAGCGTCCTGAGCCAGAAGTTCCCTCAAGAAATCGGCGTTCCATCAATCGTCCCTGCTTCGAAAGTCCCTCACCCGTTCCCTCCCCCTCTGAGGTGGGAGGGTTGGGGAGGGGGTGACAGGTCCGAGCTTTCATGCACATCGACGCATCGCCGGCGCATGGGCTATTCCCGCGAAGCTTATCCCGGCACGTTATAAGCCGAGAGCGGGAAACCGGAAAGGCGTTGGATTCCGGGTCGAGCCAGGATGACAATCAAAACTTCTGACGCACTACACTGGAGGAATAAAGGAACAGTCTGTCATCCAAGATTTTCTTGTAGAGTACCTTGATCATATTCTCCCACAACCTCAGGTCACTGCCCGCGATTGGGGCAAGCATAAGAAGGCTCGCCCCGCACCACCAGATGACAGACTCCTCGATTTGGGACGAACCGAGGTTGGTACCAGTACGATCCAGTACGGAAGCCGTCAATGTTAAGGTTGAGTCGAATGGCGTCGGAGGCGGTGCGCCAAATGGTGTGACGCCTAAACCGAGGCAAGCCCAGGAAGGCAAGGTGAGCAACAATCTCAAAACGCTTTGGCTCTCCTTTGTTTCGCTCAGCTCGATACGGATCGTATAGTCGCTTTTCTGAACCTGAGTCGGATCAAAGGTGAACGACTCGAAAAGTCCTGA
The window above is part of the Candidatus Methylomirabilis tolerans genome. Proteins encoded here:
- a CDS encoding ATP-binding protein → MIPRQLLNPLMQALREVPAVCLLGPRQAGKTTLALEIGKRLGGLYLDLESEQDRGKLAEPEAYLERHMDKLVILDEVHRTPNLFPILRGLIDRARRNGQGNGRYLLLGSAALGLLRQSGESLAGRVRFLELMPLTVREPTGRDAATLWLRGGFPESLLAQSDEQSLRWRRDFIRTYLERDIPQFGPRIAAETLRRFWTMLAHRHGAPLNVAELARSLGVDAKTAGRYVDLLVDLLLARRLAPWRTNVGKRLIKAPRLYLRDSGLAHALLGIADLEALLAHPIAGASWEGFVIENVIASAPEGCETYYYGTSGGAEIDLLLHLPGGRMWAIEVKRSLAPRPERGFHAACADLNPVRRFVVYPGTERFPLGQDVEAVSLSDLATELHGPHPSC